A genomic region of Aeropyrum pernix K1 contains the following coding sequences:
- a CDS encoding 50S ribosomal protein L14e yields MAKVVEVGRICVKTRGREAGRKCVIVDIIDENFVLVTGPKSLTGVRRRRVNIDHIEILDKKVDIQKGASDEEVLKALEEAGLADFMREPVRIARITPFTL; encoded by the coding sequence ATGGCTAAGGTTGTTGAGGTTGGCAGGATATGCGTCAAGACCAGGGGTAGGGAGGCCGGCAGGAAGTGCGTTATAGTGGATATTATAGACGAGAACTTCGTCCTCGTCACCGGGCCTAAGAGCCTCACGGGGGTTAGGAGGAGGAGGGTTAACATAGACCACATAGAGATACTGGACAAGAAGGTTGACATACAGAAGGGCGCCAGCGACGAGGAGGTCCTCAAAGCCCTCGAGGAAGCGGGGCTAGCGGACTTTATGAGAGAGCCGGTCAGAATAGCCAGGATAACGCCCTTCACACTCTAA
- a CDS encoding 50S ribosomal protein L34e, whose protein sequence is MVRPGLRSRSLRRVYRRTPGGSTVVHYERRKPGPARCARCGRPLGGVPRGRPPRVRRLSKTAKRPERPYGGVLCSTCLAEMIFEAIAGSS, encoded by the coding sequence GTGGTCAGGCCTGGCCTCAGGAGCAGGAGCCTTAGGAGGGTTTACCGCAGGACCCCGGGAGGGTCTACCGTGGTGCACTACGAGAGGCGGAAGCCCGGGCCTGCCAGGTGCGCTAGGTGCGGTAGGCCCCTGGGCGGGGTGCCGCGCGGCAGGCCCCCCAGGGTTAGGAGGCTGAGCAAGACTGCCAAAAGGCCGGAGAGGCCCTACGGCGGGGTGCTTTGCAGCACATGCCTGGCGGAGATGATTTTCGAGGCGATAGCAGGGTCGTCGTGA
- a CDS encoding DUF1152 domain-containing protein, with translation MKRVGDLEDLAGLRVLVFGAGGGGDALGAVHLYRRLERIGAEPVLGSIVWERRVVDPTPGPIPVWAIEGSQRLAEHAAIVRGWERVERQGVRFTPQIVRAARALGVEAVALGVDGGSMGLAEALDTLARFYGLDAIIALDSGGDALATGCEEDLWSPLADAVSLSSLLDVKVDVKLLAVHGYGVDGELPRSYVLKRIADVAREGGLVAFTGITRLDAELLENMERDFVSEASKAPLWAFRGEWGERSIRGGTRVVELDPLQATTAIMDVDKVASITSLPHSVAGSRSIYEANARLNERCIYTELNLEEDLARHPGLSAVEARSRGRSLLRRLGCRPLC, from the coding sequence TTGAAGCGTGTAGGAGACCTTGAGGACCTCGCCGGGCTGAGGGTTTTAGTTTTCGGTGCTGGAGGAGGGGGAGACGCCCTCGGCGCCGTACATCTGTACAGGAGGCTGGAGAGGATTGGAGCAGAGCCTGTGCTAGGGAGCATCGTCTGGGAGAGGAGAGTGGTAGATCCGACCCCAGGGCCTATACCCGTGTGGGCGATAGAAGGGTCTCAGAGGCTGGCCGAGCACGCCGCAATAGTAAGAGGGTGGGAGCGGGTTGAAAGGCAGGGGGTAAGGTTCACCCCCCAGATCGTGAGGGCTGCCCGCGCCCTTGGTGTTGAGGCTGTAGCGCTCGGCGTCGACGGGGGCAGCATGGGGCTGGCTGAGGCTCTAGACACTTTAGCCAGGTTCTACGGGCTAGACGCTATCATAGCCCTCGACTCGGGGGGCGACGCCCTCGCCACGGGCTGCGAGGAGGACTTGTGGAGCCCGCTCGCAGACGCTGTGAGCCTATCATCCTTGTTGGATGTTAAAGTGGATGTGAAGCTTCTAGCCGTCCACGGTTACGGCGTTGACGGCGAGCTCCCTAGAAGCTACGTCCTCAAGAGGATAGCCGATGTTGCCAGGGAGGGAGGGCTTGTAGCCTTCACCGGTATAACAAGGCTTGACGCCGAGCTTCTTGAGAATATGGAGCGTGATTTCGTGAGTGAGGCCTCGAAAGCACCACTATGGGCTTTCAGAGGCGAGTGGGGAGAGAGGAGCATAAGGGGGGGTACAAGGGTTGTGGAGCTCGACCCCCTCCAGGCTACAACAGCCATAATGGATGTTGATAAGGTAGCGTCGATAACCAGCCTACCACACAGCGTGGCTGGCAGTAGGAGTATCTACGAGGCTAACGCGAGGCTTAACGAGAGGTGCATCTACACAGAGCTAAACTTGGAGGAGGACCTCGCCAGGCATCCTGGATTGAGCGCGGTCGAGGCTAGAAGCAGGGGTAGAAGCCTCCTTAGAAGGCTTGGCTGTAGGCCCCTCTGCTAG
- the secY gene encoding preprotein translocase subunit SecY, giving the protein MGVIDVLAAVGERFPAVRKPERKPTLYRRLAWTGVILVLYFIMSNIPLYGIPPQNIGGQVDLQRIIFASSAGTLMELGIGPIVTASLIIQVLVGAKIIKLDLADPEGRRKFTSAQKVLALAFAALEAVAFTVGGRYWVGTAIEPGPLDYALVSLQLFLGALLVIYFDEVMQKGWGIGSAISLFILAGVAQGVVWSIFGTIPGVAQDYGLVPAIISNPDLTLLARPNGFPDLTGFFTTLAAIILLVYLQAMRVEIPITSERFKGIRSRVPLQFIYVTNIPILLVGILVSDLLLVQRLLADYLGVESRAYQIYSSIVYYLSPPRGVVQSIADPVKTAVFIASWTVLSIVFGYMWVEIAGLNPREQAERLIKGGLAIPGMRSDPRVLERVLRRYIYPLTFLSSLIVAALVIVADIFGAYGTGTGLLLAVGIINQYYAMITRERALETYPLLRRILGEEVV; this is encoded by the coding sequence TTGGGCGTCATAGACGTGCTTGCAGCTGTCGGCGAGAGGTTCCCTGCCGTCAGGAAGCCTGAGAGGAAGCCTACCCTCTATAGGAGGCTTGCGTGGACAGGCGTCATACTAGTACTATACTTCATAATGTCCAACATACCGCTCTACGGCATACCCCCTCAGAACATAGGGGGCCAGGTCGACCTTCAGAGGATAATATTCGCCAGCTCGGCAGGAACGCTGATGGAGCTGGGTATAGGGCCCATAGTGACCGCGAGCCTCATCATACAGGTCCTAGTCGGAGCTAAGATAATAAAACTGGACCTGGCAGACCCCGAGGGCAGGAGGAAGTTTACAAGCGCCCAGAAGGTCCTCGCCCTGGCCTTCGCAGCGCTCGAGGCCGTGGCCTTCACCGTAGGCGGGAGATACTGGGTGGGGACTGCCATAGAGCCTGGGCCGCTGGACTACGCGCTAGTCTCGCTCCAGCTCTTCCTAGGAGCCCTACTGGTGATATACTTCGACGAGGTCATGCAGAAGGGGTGGGGGATAGGCAGCGCCATAAGCCTCTTCATACTCGCCGGCGTGGCCCAGGGTGTTGTGTGGAGCATCTTCGGCACCATACCCGGTGTGGCCCAGGACTACGGCCTCGTCCCCGCCATCATCTCCAACCCCGACCTAACCCTACTGGCCAGGCCCAACGGCTTCCCCGACCTGACAGGGTTCTTCACAACCCTCGCCGCCATAATACTGCTCGTGTACCTCCAGGCGATGAGGGTGGAGATACCCATAACCTCCGAGAGGTTCAAGGGTATCAGGAGCAGGGTCCCCCTCCAGTTCATATACGTGACCAACATACCCATCCTGCTCGTCGGCATACTCGTCTCCGACCTGCTCCTCGTCCAAAGACTCCTCGCCGACTACCTGGGCGTCGAGAGCAGGGCCTACCAGATATACTCCAGCATAGTCTACTACCTCTCGCCGCCGCGGGGTGTAGTGCAGAGCATAGCAGACCCGGTCAAGACAGCCGTGTTCATAGCGTCGTGGACAGTGCTCTCCATAGTCTTCGGCTACATGTGGGTCGAGATCGCCGGGCTAAACCCGAGGGAGCAGGCTGAGAGACTCATAAAAGGAGGCCTCGCCATACCCGGCATGAGGAGCGACCCCCGGGTGCTTGAGAGGGTCCTCAGGAGGTACATATACCCCCTCACATTCCTGAGCAGCCTCATAGTGGCTGCCCTGGTCATTGTAGCCGATATATTCGGCGCCTACGGCACTGGCACAGGACTCCTACTAGCGGTGGGTATAATAAACCAGTACTACGCCATGATAACGAGGGAGCGGGCTCTAGAGACGTACCCGCTGCTGAGAAGGATACTGGGAGAGGAGGTGGTGTGA
- a CDS encoding amidase family protein, protein MGSLESAAASLGDGVRSSSKLLDSALENGLKLLRAREPGGGASGVCRRLERLNASITCRSGLEDRSPEGLLSYKDTYPLPGEPAGWGTGLPLDTGGEPQVLKALTTGGFEPYARTSMDILALGTSGFNPVLGDVLNPRNPRYTTGGSSGGAAASALLAPGLLALASDAGGSARIPAGYTGVLGLKLRRIDYRGYRGMAPSVEAPGLLSLSMTTLVRGLEALGYRGVGERAALAAGAAAEGLARITLLTPEDLGLLCREALDPGACSAFEEQVEAARSSGAFLIAGVKLHSLYKTLEPPRAVVTLAEAADWAGKFCREECVSRLPERLKGLLRLGGMLRPWRGEAARVLERVRTSTQIPGSTVLATPAVATGGCIPVEEAGRLAYTRRAIVFTSLANTLDLYSLSIPLGPSRLDCGAPAPLLLSSSSLEALLAAALLLPYRAEAIH, encoded by the coding sequence GTGGGGAGTCTAGAATCTGCTGCGGCATCTCTGGGGGATGGTGTGAGGTCCTCCTCCAAACTCCTGGACTCAGCCCTAGAGAACGGCCTCAAGCTCCTCAGGGCCAGGGAGCCCGGCGGCGGAGCCTCTGGAGTGTGCCGCCGGCTGGAGAGGCTGAACGCCTCCATAACCTGCAGGAGCGGGCTTGAGGACCGTAGTCCAGAGGGGCTGCTGAGCTACAAAGACACCTACCCACTGCCCGGGGAGCCTGCTGGCTGGGGGACAGGGCTGCCGCTAGACACGGGAGGCGAGCCCCAGGTCCTCAAAGCACTTACCACAGGAGGGTTCGAGCCCTACGCCAGGACATCGATGGACATTCTCGCCCTCGGCACCTCCGGGTTCAACCCCGTCCTCGGAGACGTCCTCAACCCCCGCAACCCCCGCTACACCACGGGGGGGAGCTCAGGGGGCGCCGCGGCCTCAGCACTACTAGCACCCGGCCTTCTCGCCCTAGCCAGCGACGCCGGCGGGTCAGCCAGGATACCAGCGGGCTACACAGGGGTTCTTGGCCTCAAGCTCAGGAGGATAGACTACAGGGGCTACCGTGGAATGGCCCCAAGCGTGGAGGCCCCCGGCCTGCTATCCCTGAGCATGACCACACTGGTGAGGGGTCTCGAGGCTCTAGGCTACCGGGGCGTCGGGGAGAGAGCCGCTCTGGCGGCCGGGGCTGCGGCAGAGGGCTTGGCTCGGATAACCCTACTAACCCCCGAGGACCTGGGGCTCCTCTGCAGGGAAGCCCTGGACCCTGGAGCCTGCTCCGCATTTGAGGAGCAGGTGGAGGCCGCCAGGTCGTCGGGGGCGTTCCTAATAGCCGGTGTGAAGCTCCACAGCCTCTACAAGACCCTAGAGCCTCCTAGGGCTGTCGTGACGCTGGCGGAGGCCGCCGACTGGGCTGGAAAGTTCTGTAGGGAGGAGTGTGTTTCCAGGCTTCCCGAGAGGCTTAAAGGCCTCCTCAGGCTGGGGGGTATGCTGAGGCCCTGGAGGGGGGAGGCGGCGAGGGTTCTAGAGAGGGTGAGGACCTCCACCCAAATACCCGGCTCTACAGTGCTGGCCACCCCCGCAGTGGCCACAGGGGGCTGCATCCCTGTTGAGGAGGCTGGCAGGCTAGCCTACACCAGGAGGGCCATAGTATTCACATCCCTAGCCAACACGCTCGACCTCTACAGCCTCTCCATACCCCTAGGCCCCTCCAGGCTGGACTGCGGGGCTCCAGCGCCCCTCCTGCTCTCCTCCAGCAGCCTCGAAGCCCTGCTCGCGGCGGCGCTTCTACTCCCCTATAGGGCCGAGGCCATCCATTAA
- the cmk gene encoding (d)CMP kinase produces the protein MPGGDDFRGDSRVVVISGPPGSGKSTYAKRLAEDLGLSYYSTGTIFRSIARERGLSLAEMSRLAEEDPRIDLEIDRRTLDVASRGGVVIDSHLAAWLLRDKAQYLVLVKAPVWVRVRRIARRDGVPLRRALAETVEREWSQRLRFKRYYGIDVSDTTIFHLTVDTSMYSVEDTYRLILEGARRRGL, from the coding sequence ATGCCTGGCGGAGATGATTTTCGAGGCGATAGCAGGGTCGTCGTGATCTCGGGGCCCCCGGGCTCGGGCAAATCAACCTACGCTAAGAGGCTGGCCGAGGACCTGGGCCTCTCATACTACAGTACAGGCACCATATTCCGCTCTATAGCCAGGGAGAGGGGGCTGAGCCTGGCGGAGATGAGTAGGCTCGCTGAGGAGGATCCGAGGATAGATCTGGAGATAGATAGGAGGACCCTGGATGTGGCGTCCCGGGGCGGCGTGGTTATAGACAGCCACCTCGCCGCCTGGCTCCTCAGGGACAAAGCGCAGTATCTCGTCCTGGTGAAGGCGCCGGTGTGGGTTAGGGTTAGGCGCATAGCAAGGCGCGACGGCGTCCCCCTCAGGAGGGCGCTTGCCGAGACTGTGGAGAGGGAGTGGAGCCAGAGGCTGAGGTTCAAGAGGTACTACGGCATAGACGTCTCAGACACCACCATATTCCACCTGACGGTCGACACGAGCATGTACAGCGTCGAGGATACCTACAGGCTCATCCTCGAGGGGGCTAGGAGGAGGGGCCTCTGA
- a CDS encoding CBS domain-containing protein gives MLTSLQREVLETLVSLYERHKRMIKSKEVAEALGKDEGTVRNVIMWLKSLGLVESRTGPAGGYMPTLKAYEVIGVQTPTLSHVTYGQVIVEKDGNQYRYAALDMEIMGIFGSDTMKAVVTVSGNIAPIEKGDLVRVESVPVRKFALEGRVEKVSREARQLMIVISKMTVIPNIKVNSLISRKLLTVRHDMTVREVAKFLYSHGIRGAPIVDDKNNIIGFITTTDISMLIARGEDLDATVDKYMRKTVFTINEDESIYEAMRYMDFNGVGRLVVIDYAGRPLGIITRTDILKALIAVK, from the coding sequence ATGCTAACCAGCCTCCAGAGGGAGGTCCTGGAGACTCTTGTGTCGCTCTACGAGAGGCACAAGAGGATGATTAAGAGTAAGGAGGTTGCGGAGGCCCTAGGGAAGGATGAGGGGACGGTTAGGAACGTTATAATGTGGCTCAAGAGTCTTGGGCTGGTGGAGAGTCGAACGGGCCCGGCGGGGGGCTACATGCCCACGTTGAAGGCCTACGAGGTCATAGGCGTTCAGACACCCACCCTCAGCCACGTAACCTACGGTCAGGTCATAGTTGAGAAGGATGGAAACCAGTACCGCTACGCAGCCCTCGACATGGAGATAATGGGGATATTCGGGAGTGACACTATGAAGGCTGTTGTCACGGTTTCAGGCAACATAGCTCCCATAGAGAAGGGTGATCTGGTTAGGGTTGAGAGCGTGCCTGTAAGGAAGTTCGCCCTCGAGGGGAGGGTTGAGAAGGTTAGCAGGGAGGCCAGGCAGCTCATGATAGTTATATCGAAGATGACTGTAATACCGAACATCAAGGTGAACAGCCTTATATCGAGGAAGCTGCTCACGGTGAGGCACGACATGACAGTCAGGGAGGTGGCCAAGTTCCTCTACAGCCACGGAATCAGGGGGGCTCCTATAGTTGATGACAAGAACAACATCATAGGCTTCATAACAACCACAGACATATCAATGCTTATAGCCCGGGGCGAGGACCTCGACGCAACCGTTGACAAGTACATGAGGAAGACCGTGTTCACCATAAACGAGGACGAGAGCATATACGAGGCCATGAGGTACATGGACTTCAACGGCGTGGGAAGGCTGGTCGTTATAGACTACGCTGGCAGGCCTCTGGGCATAATAACCAGGACCGATATACTGAAGGCTCTGATAGCTGTGAAATAG
- a CDS encoding adenylate kinase, whose translation MKVRHPFKVVVVTGVPGVGKTTVIKELQGLAEKEGVKLHIVNFGSFMLDTAVKLGLVEDRDKIRTLPLRRQLELQREAAKRIVAEASKALGGDGVLIIDTHALVKTVAGYWPGLPKHVLDELKPDMIAVVEASPEEVAARQARDTTRYRVDIGGVEGVKRLMENARAASIASAIQYASTVAIVENREGEAAKAAEELLRLIKNL comes from the coding sequence GTGAAGGTGAGACACCCCTTCAAGGTCGTCGTGGTCACCGGAGTACCCGGGGTGGGCAAGACTACAGTCATAAAGGAGCTACAGGGCCTCGCGGAGAAGGAGGGTGTGAAACTCCACATAGTCAACTTCGGAAGCTTCATGCTAGACACCGCCGTGAAGCTGGGCCTGGTTGAGGATAGGGACAAGATAAGGACCCTCCCCCTGAGGAGACAGCTAGAGCTGCAGAGGGAGGCTGCCAAAAGGATAGTGGCAGAGGCGTCTAAAGCCCTCGGGGGGGATGGGGTCCTCATAATAGATACCCACGCCCTGGTTAAGACTGTCGCAGGCTACTGGCCGGGGCTCCCCAAGCACGTTCTCGACGAGCTGAAGCCCGACATGATAGCCGTTGTGGAGGCCTCGCCAGAGGAGGTAGCCGCCCGGCAGGCCAGGGACACCACCCGATACAGGGTGGATATAGGGGGTGTTGAAGGCGTCAAGAGGCTTATGGAGAACGCGAGGGCAGCAAGCATAGCCAGCGCCATACAGTACGCGAGCACAGTAGCCATTGTAGAGAACAGGGAGGGCGAGGCGGCGAAGGCCGCTGAGGAGCTGCTAAGGCTCATAAAGAACCTCTAA
- a CDS encoding DUF6290 family protein — MRVVSFKIEEDLLELLEEYARRKNLTKSEIIRRALEKYLREKPDMKPYVGKVMKIYA, encoded by the coding sequence TTGCGCGTCGTCAGCTTCAAGATAGAGGAGGACCTGCTGGAGCTGCTGGAGGAGTATGCTAGGAGGAAGAACTTGACTAAGAGCGAGATAATAAGAAGAGCCCTGGAGAAGTATCTAAGGGAGAAGCCGGATATGAAGCCATATGTCGGCAAGGTAATGAAGATATATGCCTAA
- a CDS encoding DUF2192 domain-containing protein codes for MEDRPRGVSIRRRISILMDVWERMLQEWEKGGLTRERAIEILKEVYGRERIKPLKGAANPPDLFEKELASLYVVGKYGMGLESDYPELFDKVFHDEIRYEEAIKILLTEKPSTARMKVETLLGGSFDENTIARMLRLKLAEVYFGFSSQDSLKNLLKRLSEAFPEYKEMASKYARFYIAFKIADDIQKGEVRDRLTKEATKQALALEFSWLGRKVLPDDTYIRVIAEDVFKLNNRALDSILPKSKGRKGKRREERRIQPQEK; via the coding sequence GTGGAAGATAGGCCTAGGGGTGTCAGCATTAGGAGGAGGATCTCAATACTAATGGACGTTTGGGAGAGGATGCTCCAGGAGTGGGAGAAAGGGGGTTTGACGCGGGAGAGGGCTATAGAGATCCTCAAGGAGGTCTACGGGAGGGAGAGGATCAAACCCCTGAAGGGGGCCGCCAACCCCCCCGACCTTTTTGAGAAGGAGCTGGCGAGCCTTTACGTGGTGGGCAAGTACGGCATGGGCCTGGAGAGCGACTATCCCGAGCTCTTCGACAAGGTGTTCCACGACGAGATAAGATACGAGGAGGCTATAAAGATACTTTTGACCGAGAAACCTTCAACCGCGAGGATGAAGGTTGAAACGCTTCTAGGAGGCAGCTTCGATGAAAACACTATAGCTAGGATGCTCAGGCTCAAGCTGGCGGAAGTCTACTTCGGCTTCTCAAGCCAAGACTCTCTCAAGAACCTCCTCAAAAGGCTCTCGGAAGCTTTCCCCGAGTACAAGGAGATGGCGTCAAAGTACGCTCGATTCTACATAGCCTTCAAGATAGCGGATGACATACAGAAGGGGGAGGTTAGGGATAGGCTGACAAAAGAGGCTACTAAACAGGCTCTAGCACTAGAGTTCTCGTGGCTGGGGAGGAAGGTGCTGCCTGACGACACGTACATAAGGGTCATAGCCGAAGACGTGTTCAAGCTAAACAACAGGGCACTAGACTCCATACTACCCAAGTCGAAGGGTAGAAAGGGTAAGAGGAGAGAGGAGAGGAGGATACAGCCCCAGGAGAAGTAG